From one Brevibacterium sp. 'Marine' genomic stretch:
- a CDS encoding amidohydrolase family protein has translation MTTVKNVRIFARRHDDAAVDIEVADGRINAITPTGEAGPSKLLLPSLGDVHAHLDSNRMGQRFRPHTADGTLHGYIMNDRANWRNGERSVRDQASFAIATIIASGGTRIRSHTQIDSDCLLERFSGVRDALSAYDDVLDSQIVAFPQAGIVREKGVKGLLNAALSEGADLVGGLDPVQYDRDPKTHLDIVFELAEKHGKGVDIHLHEGGTAGIYSFEEIAHRTKALGLERKVTISHAFALNTNPEPEVRKLVELIADAGISVTTVAPQKGSLPQSILGDHRVAIGLGEDGQRDYWSPYGDGDLLRRTWQLAFTNGFRRDDAIEHCFDIASRGGAQVMAGQRPDGTELTDDAQFGLALGAPADFIVLDSDSVTAAIMDTPRERDVYKGGQLIASGGEMLGGAR, from the coding sequence ATGACCACTGTGAAAAACGTCCGCATATTCGCCCGCCGCCACGATGACGCTGCAGTCGACATCGAGGTCGCTGATGGCAGGATCAATGCGATCACCCCGACCGGAGAGGCCGGTCCGTCGAAACTGCTGCTGCCGAGCCTCGGCGATGTCCATGCCCATCTCGATTCCAACCGCATGGGCCAACGGTTCCGGCCTCACACGGCCGACGGCACCCTGCACGGCTACATCATGAACGACCGCGCCAACTGGCGGAACGGGGAGCGCAGCGTACGCGACCAGGCCAGCTTCGCCATCGCCACCATCATTGCCTCCGGAGGAACGCGCATCCGCTCGCACACTCAGATCGATTCGGATTGCCTCCTCGAACGCTTCAGCGGAGTTCGTGATGCGTTGTCCGCATACGACGATGTCCTCGATTCGCAGATCGTCGCATTTCCTCAAGCCGGGATAGTGAGAGAAAAGGGCGTCAAGGGCCTGCTGAACGCCGCACTGTCCGAAGGAGCCGACTTGGTCGGCGGACTTGACCCGGTGCAGTACGACAGGGACCCCAAGACACACCTCGACATCGTCTTCGAACTCGCGGAAAAGCACGGCAAAGGAGTCGACATCCACCTCCACGAAGGAGGCACCGCTGGAATCTACTCATTTGAAGAGATCGCACACAGGACAAAGGCACTGGGTCTCGAGAGAAAAGTGACCATCTCGCATGCCTTCGCTCTGAACACGAATCCCGAACCCGAAGTCCGGAAGCTGGTCGAACTCATCGCCGATGCCGGGATTTCGGTGACGACCGTCGCCCCGCAGAAAGGCAGCCTGCCGCAGAGCATCCTCGGTGACCATCGAGTTGCCATCGGACTCGGTGAGGACGGACAACGCGACTACTGGAGCCCCTACGGAGACGGCGATCTGCTTCGTCGGACGTGGCAGCTGGCATTCACCAATGGATTCCGTCGCGACGATGCGATCGAGCACTGCTTCGACATCGCTTCCAGGGGTGGTGCACAGGTCATGGCCGGACAGCGGCCCGACGGAACAGAACTCACCGACGACGCGCAATTCGGGCTGGCCCTCGGTGCACCTGCGGACTTCATCGTCCTCGATTCCGACAGTGTCACTGCGGCCATCATGGACACTCCACGGGAACGAGACGTGTACAAAGGTGGACAACTCATCGCGAGTGGCGGAGAGATGCTCGGCGGCGCGCGGTAA
- a CDS encoding RES family NAD+ phosphorylase produces the protein MSPARAKNPRSPQVPLTLPPGTVYQHGGALWRIHTTSGQYPAAWNDLRWTGPIRSQRWDPHPGPLGAQSTAGVSYTASSYITCFTEVFQAARAITLTSDRALSGWIPSRPLELLNLTGGEGSGDWALRHGATASLPQASKSTCRAWAAAIHDQLGDRIDGLWVPSAVVGDPAVVLFARAASAFSETPSFSRTLEHDDVRVMAAKVRKRLGWPIR, from the coding sequence GTGAGTCCCGCTCGGGCGAAGAACCCTCGCAGCCCCCAAGTTCCGCTGACGCTTCCTCCGGGGACCGTTTACCAGCATGGCGGAGCGTTATGGAGAATCCATACGACCTCGGGGCAATATCCGGCGGCTTGGAATGATCTTCGCTGGACAGGACCGATTCGCAGTCAGCGCTGGGACCCGCACCCCGGGCCGCTGGGTGCTCAGTCGACTGCCGGGGTGTCCTACACTGCGTCGAGCTACATCACCTGCTTCACTGAGGTGTTCCAGGCCGCCCGGGCGATCACACTGACGTCAGACAGAGCATTATCGGGATGGATCCCGAGCCGGCCGCTTGAATTGCTCAACCTGACCGGCGGTGAAGGATCTGGGGATTGGGCGCTGCGCCATGGCGCAACTGCCTCGCTTCCGCAGGCGTCGAAGAGCACCTGTCGTGCATGGGCCGCAGCCATCCATGATCAGCTGGGTGATCGGATCGATGGTCTCTGGGTCCCGTCTGCTGTCGTGGGTGATCCGGCAGTCGTGCTGTTCGCACGAGCCGCCTCGGCGTTTTCAGAAACTCCGAGCTTCTCCCGCACGCTCGAACACGATGATGTTCGAGTCATGGCGGCGAAAGTCCGCAAACGGCTGGGCTGGCCGATCAGGTGA
- a CDS encoding RES family NAD+ phosphorylase, with protein MAIDTLTDLARRGRLPSTTISADTAWSRVYDSRFGRTEFNPGFGNARFSPFDSELGENRVAVIYLAGTPEAALLEGSLRDVDVSGIPEAEEESFHGLLHVELLASEEMKVADLRDPQLDDLGLKRTAISSSPSQHYPCTRTVAKAVHASPQNFSGIIWHSRQVEVSRLPRVPVIVLFEERLSRGRDAFRLNPGRDSIGSLYEGEGRVQLDTLLDRLGVSVVDYWD; from the coding sequence GTGGCGATCGATACGCTGACTGACCTGGCTCGCAGAGGCCGACTGCCGTCGACGACCATCTCCGCAGACACAGCCTGGAGTCGCGTTTATGACTCCCGGTTCGGACGCACGGAGTTCAACCCCGGGTTCGGCAACGCGCGGTTCTCCCCGTTCGACTCCGAACTGGGCGAGAACCGGGTTGCCGTCATATACCTGGCAGGAACCCCAGAGGCCGCCCTCCTCGAAGGCAGTCTCCGGGATGTCGACGTGAGCGGCATTCCGGAAGCGGAGGAGGAGAGCTTCCACGGACTTCTGCACGTCGAACTGCTCGCCTCAGAAGAGATGAAGGTTGCCGACCTTCGAGATCCGCAGTTGGACGATCTTGGCCTGAAGCGGACAGCGATTTCGTCCAGCCCCAGCCAGCATTACCCCTGCACTCGCACTGTCGCCAAAGCCGTCCATGCTTCGCCTCAGAATTTCAGCGGCATCATCTGGCACTCCCGGCAAGTAGAAGTCAGCCGACTGCCACGAGTGCCCGTCATTGTTCTCTTCGAAGAGCGTCTGAGCCGAGGCCGTGACGCCTTCCGTCTCAACCCGGGACGAGACTCCATCGGCTCCCTCTACGAAGGCGAAGGGCGAGTACAACTCGATACGCTGCTCGACCGACTCGGTGTGTCCGTCGTGGACTATTGGGACTGA